The following are encoded in a window of Gymnogyps californianus isolate 813 chromosome 21, ASM1813914v2, whole genome shotgun sequence genomic DNA:
- the FBLIM1 gene encoding filamin-binding LIM protein 1 isoform X2, whose amino-acid sequence MRPGNSSHRSGPSAASAMLPGKAEKRIASSVFITLVPPRREAAAKEKTQRELQPDGAEVPGTHRPWTPPPRPPTLPNGETRPAAPVPSSPPILVLSEAPQPLSAEALGPALQQLDLAAPTTLQAPSAFPAELRPPKFCQEQAGKPQWQDANGYPERDGSRDICAFCHKAVGPREPTVEAMRKQYHADCFTCRTCHRLLAGQRYYQKDGRPMCNACYQATLEKCAKCRGLITERIVRALGKGYHPGCFSCAACGRAIGAESFAVDERDEVYCVADFYRKYAAVCSACEHPIVPCEDKDTYKIECLGRSFHESCYRCESCGTPLSPEPTENGCYPLDDHLLCKSCHVRRRNESSC is encoded by the exons ATGAGACCGGGCAACTCGTCACACAG GTCCGGCCCCTCCGCGGCTTCGGCGATGCTGCCGGGGAAAGCGGAGAAGAGGATCGCTTCGTCGGTCTTCATCACCCTGGTGCCACCGCGGAGGGAGGCGGCCGCCAAGGAGAAAACCCAAAGGGAGCTGCAGCCGGATGGTGCCGAAGTCCCGGGCACCCATCGCCCCTGGACCCCACCGCCGCGGCCCCCCACATTGCCCAACGGAG AAACCCGCCCAGCGGCCCCTGTGCCTTCATCCCCACCGATCCTCGTCCTCTCCGAAGCGCCCCAGCCCTTGTCCGCAGAGGCGCTGGGTCCGGCGCTGCAGCAACTGGACCTTGCAGCACCCACCACCCTCCAG GCCccttctgccttccctgccGAATTGAGGCCGCCCAAATTTTGCCAGGAGCAAGCAGGCAAGCCGCAGTGGCAGGATGCAAATGGGTACCCGGAGAGGGACGGCTCCAGAG ACATCTGCGCCTTCTGCCACAAAGCAGTGGGACCCCGGGAGCCGACGGTGGAGGCGATGAGGAAGCAGTACCACGCCGACTGCTTCACCTGCAGGACCTGCCACCGGCTCCTGGCCGGCCAGCGCTACTACCAAAAAGACGGGCGCCCCATGTGCAACGCCTGCTACCAG gcCACGCTGGAGAAATGCGCCAAGTGCCGGGGGCTGATCACGGAACGCATCGTCCGTGCCCTGGGCAAGGGCTACCATCCCGGCTGCTTCTCCTGCGCCGCCTGCGGCCGGGCCATCGGCGCCGAGAGCTTCGCCGTGGACGAGCGGGACGAGGTGTACTGCGTGGCCGACTTTTACAG GAAATACGCCGCGGTGTGCAGCGCCTGCGAGCACCCCATCGTCCCCTGCGAGGACAAGGACACCTACAAGATCGAGTGCCTGGGACGCAGTTTCCACGAGAGCTGCTACCGCTGCGAG AGCTGCGGGACACCCCTGTCACCGGAGCCAACGGAGAACGGGTGCTACCCCCTGGACGACCACCTCCTCTGCAAGTCCTGCCACGTCCGCCGGCGAAACGAGTCGTCCTGCTAA
- the FBLIM1 gene encoding filamin-binding LIM protein 1 isoform X1, whose amino-acid sequence MRPGNSSHRSGPSAASAMLPGKAEKRIASSVFITLVPPRREAAAKEKTQRELQPDGAEVPGTHRPWTPPPRPPTLPNGETRPAAPVPSSPPILVLSEAPQPLSAEALGPALQQLDLAAPTTLQAPSAFPAELRPPKFCQEQAGKPQWQDANGYPERDGSRDICAFCHKAVGPREPTVEAMRKQYHADCFTCRTCHRLLAGQRYYQKDGRPMCNACYQATLEKCAKCRGLITERIVRALGKGYHPGCFSCAACGRAIGAESFAVDERDEVYCVADFYRLGSIPYVAGGWVGGVSAHPRHPTGLTPFLVAPIRKYAAVCSACEHPIVPCEDKDTYKIECLGRSFHESCYRCESCGTPLSPEPTENGCYPLDDHLLCKSCHVRRRNESSC is encoded by the exons ATGAGACCGGGCAACTCGTCACACAG GTCCGGCCCCTCCGCGGCTTCGGCGATGCTGCCGGGGAAAGCGGAGAAGAGGATCGCTTCGTCGGTCTTCATCACCCTGGTGCCACCGCGGAGGGAGGCGGCCGCCAAGGAGAAAACCCAAAGGGAGCTGCAGCCGGATGGTGCCGAAGTCCCGGGCACCCATCGCCCCTGGACCCCACCGCCGCGGCCCCCCACATTGCCCAACGGAG AAACCCGCCCAGCGGCCCCTGTGCCTTCATCCCCACCGATCCTCGTCCTCTCCGAAGCGCCCCAGCCCTTGTCCGCAGAGGCGCTGGGTCCGGCGCTGCAGCAACTGGACCTTGCAGCACCCACCACCCTCCAG GCCccttctgccttccctgccGAATTGAGGCCGCCCAAATTTTGCCAGGAGCAAGCAGGCAAGCCGCAGTGGCAGGATGCAAATGGGTACCCGGAGAGGGACGGCTCCAGAG ACATCTGCGCCTTCTGCCACAAAGCAGTGGGACCCCGGGAGCCGACGGTGGAGGCGATGAGGAAGCAGTACCACGCCGACTGCTTCACCTGCAGGACCTGCCACCGGCTCCTGGCCGGCCAGCGCTACTACCAAAAAGACGGGCGCCCCATGTGCAACGCCTGCTACCAG gcCACGCTGGAGAAATGCGCCAAGTGCCGGGGGCTGATCACGGAACGCATCGTCCGTGCCCTGGGCAAGGGCTACCATCCCGGCTGCTTCTCCTGCGCCGCCTGCGGCCGGGCCATCGGCGCCGAGAGCTTCGCCGTGGACGAGCGGGACGAGGTGTACTGCGTGGCCGACTTTTACAGGTTGGGGAGCATCCCCTACGTTgcgggtgggtgggtggggggtgttTCGGCTCATCCCCGTCACCCCACAGGGCTCACGCCGTTCCTTGTTGCTCCCATCAGGAAATACGCCGCGGTGTGCAGCGCCTGCGAGCACCCCATCGTCCCCTGCGAGGACAAGGACACCTACAAGATCGAGTGCCTGGGACGCAGTTTCCACGAGAGCTGCTACCGCTGCGAG AGCTGCGGGACACCCCTGTCACCGGAGCCAACGGAGAACGGGTGCTACCCCCTGGACGACCACCTCCTCTGCAAGTCCTGCCACGTCCGCCGGCGAAACGAGTCGTCCTGCTAA